In Nitrospirota bacterium, a single window of DNA contains:
- a CDS encoding GTP-binding protein, with the protein MAKAKFERTKPHVNVGTIGHVDHGKTTLTAAIT; encoded by the coding sequence ATGGCAAAGGCAAAGTTTGAGAGGACAAAACCGCATGTGAACGTGGGCACGATCGGCCATGTGGACCACGGCAAGACGACCTTGACGGCGGCCATTACG